From the genome of Gilliamella sp. wkB7, one region includes:
- a CDS encoding UbiD family decarboxylase gives MANPTGSYDLRDAINQLAQIPDQLVTTDTLVDPMAELAGVYRFVGAGGTVKRPTRIGPAMIFNKVKGFDDFKVLIGLLASRKRVAHLFGCEPDKLAFLLKDAVNNPIAPITIPRELAVCQEIVHKATDPDFDIRKLVPAPTNTEEDAGPYITLGMLYASDPQTGESDVTIHRMCYQSKDEISIYFVPGRHIDVFREKAEKAGKPLPVSISIGVDPVIEVSACFEPPTTPIGFDELSIAGGIRGRAVELVDCLTVNAKAIANAEVVIEGEILPNVRVAEDQNSHTGKAMPEFPGYTGPANQSLPVIKVKAVTYRKNPIYQTCIGPSEEHVNMAGIPTEASILQMVEAAMPGKLLNVYAHRSGGGKYLAILQFKKSVPSDEGKHKQAAILAFAAFSELKHVILVDEDVDIYDTDDVLWAMNTRFQGDIDISTISGVRCHPLDPSQRPEYSPFIRQFGSSAKVIFDCTVPFALKAEFERARFKEVDIKRFLPDFE, from the coding sequence ATGGCAAATCCTACTGGATCTTATGATTTGCGTGATGCAATTAATCAATTAGCACAAATCCCCGATCAACTGGTTACAACTGACACCCTTGTTGACCCTATGGCAGAATTAGCGGGTGTTTATCGGTTTGTTGGGGCAGGGGGAACGGTTAAAAGACCTACTCGAATTGGTCCTGCAATGATTTTTAATAAAGTAAAAGGATTTGATGATTTTAAAGTCTTAATTGGATTACTTGCTTCACGCAAACGAGTTGCACATTTATTTGGTTGTGAACCAGACAAACTCGCATTTTTACTAAAAGATGCAGTAAATAATCCCATAGCCCCGATAACGATTCCTCGTGAACTAGCAGTTTGTCAAGAAATCGTGCATAAAGCGACTGATCCTGATTTTGATATTCGTAAACTAGTACCCGCACCAACTAATACCGAAGAAGATGCCGGCCCATACATTACTCTTGGCATGCTCTATGCGAGCGATCCACAAACAGGTGAAAGCGATGTGACTATTCATCGAATGTGCTATCAAAGCAAAGACGAAATTTCAATCTACTTTGTTCCCGGACGACATATAGATGTATTTCGTGAAAAGGCTGAAAAAGCGGGTAAACCGTTACCTGTCTCAATTAGTATCGGTGTCGACCCCGTGATTGAAGTGTCTGCATGCTTTGAACCACCAACCACACCAATTGGTTTTGATGAACTTTCTATTGCTGGTGGCATTCGTGGGCGTGCAGTTGAATTAGTCGATTGCTTAACAGTTAATGCAAAAGCGATTGCTAATGCCGAAGTCGTCATTGAAGGTGAAATCTTACCAAATGTGCGAGTCGCTGAAGATCAAAACTCTCACACAGGTAAAGCAATGCCTGAATTCCCGGGTTATACTGGTCCTGCGAATCAATCATTACCCGTTATCAAAGTGAAAGCAGTTACTTATCGAAAAAATCCAATTTATCAAACTTGCATTGGACCAAGTGAAGAACATGTTAATATGGCGGGTATTCCTACCGAGGCCAGTATTTTACAAATGGTTGAGGCTGCGATGCCAGGTAAATTATTAAATGTTTACGCACATCGTTCTGGTGGGGGAAAATATTTAGCTATCTTACAATTTAAAAAATCTGTTCCTTCTGATGAAGGTAAACACAAGCAAGCTGCTATTTTAGCTTTTGCGGCATTTTCCGAATTAAAACATGTAATACTTGTTGATGAGGATGTCGATATTTATGATACTGATGATGTACTGTGGGCGATGAATACTCGTTTTCAAGGTGATATTGATATTTCAACAATATCAGGCGTTAGATGCCATCCGCTCGATCCATCTCAACGTCCAGAATATAGCCCGTTTATTAGGCAATTTGGTAGTTCGGCAAAAGTAATTTTTGATTGCACGGTGCCTTTTGCGTTAAAAGCAGAATTTGAACGAGCCCGTTTTAAAGAAGTTGATATAAAACGTTTTCTGCCAGATTTTGAATAA
- a CDS encoding UbiX family flavin prenyltransferase, whose amino-acid sequence MTVKRLVIGISGATGFAYGIKALELLKPLDIETHLVISKAAQLTRSYEIPNMSLAQIESLADKVYSVNNVGAAIASGSFKTMGMLVAPCSMRSLAAIAQSLSDNLLTRAADVVLKERRRLVLMIRESPLHLSHIKNMEMVTLMGGVIFPPVPALYQHIDSIDDMITHSVARALDLFDIDIPSLPRWGEDMHLNVKPE is encoded by the coding sequence ATGACTGTAAAGCGACTAGTAATTGGGATTAGTGGTGCAACAGGTTTTGCTTATGGTATTAAAGCGTTAGAGCTTTTAAAACCATTGGATATTGAAACACATTTAGTAATTTCAAAAGCGGCACAACTAACACGCTCTTACGAAATCCCTAATATGAGTTTGGCTCAGATTGAATCATTGGCGGATAAAGTTTATTCCGTCAATAATGTTGGCGCAGCGATTGCCAGTGGATCGTTTAAGACTATGGGCATGCTGGTTGCACCTTGCTCAATGCGCTCTTTAGCTGCAATTGCTCAGAGTTTATCGGATAATTTATTAACTCGTGCTGCAGATGTCGTACTAAAAGAGCGTCGCCGATTGGTATTAATGATAAGAGAATCCCCCCTACATTTAAGCCATATAAAAAATATGGAAATGGTCACTCTTATGGGAGGAGTAATTTTTCCACCAGTACCTGCGCTTTATCAGCATATTGACAGTATCGATGATATGATTACCCACAGTGTTGCACGAGCGCTTGATCTGTTTGATATTGATATACCGTCACTACCTCGCTGGGGCGAAGATATGCATTTAAATGTTAAGCCAGAATAA
- a CDS encoding pyridoxamine 5'-phosphate oxidase family protein, with amino-acid sequence MLIDPKILKFIRKNHVLSLSVITSDNLPWACNVFYVLDEDQLNLYFLTELKTEHAKAMLIQPQVAGTIAVTPKTVAQIQGIQFQAQATQLQGEQAKDAYNQYYRAFPFARVMKAPIWSLQLQQIKMTNNLLGFAHKTHWQRK; translated from the coding sequence ATGTTAATCGATCCCAAAATTCTTAAGTTTATCAGAAAAAACCATGTATTATCGCTGAGTGTCATTACTTCAGATAACTTACCGTGGGCGTGTAATGTGTTTTATGTATTGGATGAAGATCAGTTAAATCTCTATTTTTTAACTGAGTTAAAAACGGAGCATGCCAAGGCAATGCTAATTCAACCGCAAGTAGCGGGGACGATTGCCGTTACACCTAAAACCGTTGCTCAGATTCAGGGCATACAATTTCAGGCTCAAGCAACACAGTTGCAAGGTGAGCAAGCTAAAGATGCTTATAATCAATACTATCGTGCCTTTCCTTTTGCCAGAGTAATGAAAGCACCCATCTGGTCGTTACAGCTACAACAGATAAAAATGACGAACAATCTTTTAGGCTTTGCCCATAAGACTCATTGGCAAAGAAAGTGA
- a CDS encoding pyridoxal phosphate-dependent aminotransferase: protein MHKLANRLDHFSDSVIRRMTRIANQYQAINLSQGFPDFDPPKQLIDALKQVADNGPHQYEITWGSQEFRQLLAKKQQKLMNIDINPDENVLVTCGSTEAMMCAVMAVCNPKDKVIIFSPFYENYGADAILSDATPIYVPLIPPTFEFDKKQLREAFEQGAKALILCNPSNPCGKVFTKDELEYISQLAIEFDAYVITDEVYEHMVYPPHKHLYLASFPDMQQRTISCSSLSKTYSITGWRLGYIIADKRIIDGCKMIHDFLTVGAAAPLQKAACAGLSLSEEYYQQLTETYMAKRRLFLQGLDQIGLSYYEPQGAYYVLVDISGLNPFTTDFEFCEWLIKEVGVAAVPGSAFFKHPEYRYIRFHFAKQEQTLIAALDRLSKLKEKLTCLKN from the coding sequence ATGCATAAACTAGCCAATCGACTCGATCATTTTTCTGATTCAGTTATTCGTAGGATGACGCGAATTGCTAACCAATATCAGGCTATCAATTTATCACAAGGCTTTCCTGATTTTGATCCTCCAAAACAGCTTATTGATGCCCTTAAACAAGTAGCTGATAATGGGCCTCACCAATATGAGATCACGTGGGGATCGCAAGAATTTAGGCAACTGTTGGCCAAAAAACAGCAAAAGTTAATGAACATCGACATAAACCCAGATGAAAACGTATTAGTTACTTGTGGCAGTACTGAGGCAATGATGTGTGCGGTGATGGCGGTATGTAACCCAAAAGATAAAGTTATCATCTTTTCGCCTTTTTATGAAAACTATGGTGCTGATGCAATTTTGTCAGATGCAACGCCTATCTATGTACCACTTATTCCACCTACTTTCGAGTTTGATAAAAAGCAGCTCCGCGAGGCGTTTGAGCAAGGTGCTAAAGCATTAATTTTATGTAATCCGAGTAATCCTTGTGGCAAGGTATTTACTAAAGATGAGCTTGAATATATCAGTCAATTAGCAATTGAATTCGATGCTTATGTCATTACTGACGAAGTGTATGAACACATGGTCTATCCACCGCATAAACATCTCTATTTAGCGAGTTTTCCTGATATGCAACAGCGCACGATTAGTTGTAGTTCATTATCTAAAACTTATTCTATTACTGGTTGGCGTCTAGGCTATATCATAGCGGACAAACGCATCATTGATGGTTGCAAAATGATTCATGATTTTCTTACCGTTGGTGCTGCTGCGCCATTACAAAAAGCCGCTTGTGCAGGTCTATCATTAAGTGAGGAATATTATCAGCAACTCACCGAAACTTATATGGCTAAACGTCGCTTATTTTTACAAGGTTTAGATCAGATAGGCTTATCTTATTATGAACCGCAAGGTGCTTATTATGTATTGGTTGATATTTCTGGATTGAATCCATTTACCACTGATTTTGAATTTTGTGAATGGTTAATAAAAGAAGTTGGTGTAGCAGCTGTTCCTGGATCGGCTTTTTTTAAACATCCAGAATATCGCTATATTCGTTTTCATTTTGCAAAACAAGAACAAACCTTGATTGCAGCTTTAGATAGATTATCAAAACTTAAGGAAAAATTAACATGTTTAAAAAACTAA